A DNA window from Brassica napus cultivar Da-Ae chromosome C1, Da-Ae, whole genome shotgun sequence contains the following coding sequences:
- the LOC125579829 gene encoding uncharacterized protein LOC125579829, producing MSANKRFHLISDLKPFKDASRVQVKLIHSWIQNPPYADETLEMVLADQTDAKVQCSCKRTLIKRVQRNLPLGKWRVIQNMKISGTGGKYKPTKLGYKMNITNDTVFTDSDLTGDSSFLSLASYKEILNGSADTKCLIDIIGQAIDIGEVQIIQVHNEDRKRILFRIRDNIGNALACCLWGRYAEQIEHHLEKHVGEDIVCLIRFSKISEFGGEV from the exons ATGTCTGCTAACAAAAGATTTCATTTGATCAGCGATCTTAAACCCTTTAAGGATGCGTCCCGTGTTCAAGTGAAACTGATTCACTCATGGATACAAAACCCACCTTACGCTGATGAAACATTAGAAATGGTTTTAGCTGATCAAACT GATGCTAAAGTTCAGTGCTCGTGCAAGAGAACTCTCATTAAGCGAGTCCAACGTAACCTTCCTCTTGGAAAATGGCGTGTTATTCAGAACATGAAAATATCTGGAACCGGTGGCAAATACAAACCGACAAAACTGGGCTATAAGATGAATATCACAAACGATACCGTTTTTACAGATTCGGATCTCACTGGCGATAGCAGCTTTTTATCTCTAGCAAGTTACAAAGAGATATTGAATGGAAGTGCTGATACTAAGTGTCTTATTG ACATAATAGGCCAAGCTATTGATATTGGTGAGGTTCAGATCATCCAAGTTCATAATGAAGACAGGAAAAGGATTCTGTTTCGCATACGAGACAACAT TGGTAATGCTTTGGCATGTTGTCTTTGGGGCCGTTATGCTGAGCAAATCGAACATCATCTTGAGAAACATGTTGGTGAAGACATTGTTTGCTTGATAAGATTTTCTAAAATCAGTGAATTTGGAg GTGAAGTTTAA